Proteins from a genomic interval of Yarrowia lipolytica chromosome 1E, complete sequence:
- a CDS encoding uncharacterized protein (Compare to YALI0E11913g, similar to Saccharomyces cerevisiae ISN1 (YOR155C); ancestral locus Anc_5.501, similar to DEHA0G08063g Debaryomyces hansenii) produces MTSRYRVEYSLKQHRRDEFIEWVKTLLATPFVLHAGSTGDGRPGDENRSVVETRRRYAEIFYDVEKLIENQLYHDNNDSGERARLRQLVPTIGQFFTKLPLERAFYTQDEIRSISHRRFVSPSFNDVRMILNTAQVMALATGRQPLKLVTFDGDVTLYADGGNIDPDSPIIPVLLGLLRNDVYVGIVTAAGYSEKDGSKYGVRLYGLLEAIVKTDTLTEQQKNHLLVMGGESNFLFKFIAAENRFEWIDPEEWTLPEVRTWSQEDITSVLNIGERVFTNALTKCSLPATIIRKVRGVGIVPLPGKKIMREQLEEMVLAAQKTLETSKATGNVQFCAFNGGSDVWVDIGDKDLGVRSLQAYLGNITGTQTLHVGDQFAALGANDFKARLAATTVWIANPSETVEIIAELIDYIEHERQCSA; encoded by the coding sequence ATGACTTCACGGTACAGAGTGGAGTACTCACTGAAGCAGCACCGACGAGATGAATTCATCGAGTGGGTGAAGACTCTGCTTGCTACACCCTTTGTTCTTCATGCAGGATCTACAGGTGACGGTCGTCCTGGAGACGAAAACCGATCTGTGGTGGAAACTCGACGACGATACGCTGAGATCTTCTACGATGTGGAAAAGCTGATTGAAAACCAGCTGTATCATGACAACAATGACAGTGGAGAGCGGGCTCGACTGCGACAGCTGGTGCCTACCATTGGCCAATTCTTCACCAAGCTGCCTCTGGAACGGGCCTTCTACACCCAGGACGAGATCCGGTCGATTTCTCACAGACGTTTTGTGTCTCCAAGCTTCAATGACGTGCGGATGATTCTCAATACTGCACAAGTCATGGCACTAGCTACAGGTCGTCAGCCACTCAAACTGGTCACCTTTGACGGAGATGTTACACTATATGCAGATGGAGGTAACATTGACCCTGACAGCCCTATCATCCCCGTGCTACTCGGGCTGCTGCGAAACGACGTGTATGTTGGAATTGTCACGGCTGCCGGATACTCCGAGAAGGACGGTTCAAAGTACGGAGTCCGTCTCTATGGTCTTCTCGAAGCGATTGTCAAGACTGACACCCTGACCGAACAACAGAAGAACCATTTGCTGGTAATGGGAGGCGAGTCCAACTTTCTGTTCAAGTTCATTGCTGCCGAAAACCGATTCGAATGGATCGATCCTGAAGAGTGGACTCTTCCTGAGGTTCGAACTTGGTCGCAGGAAGATATCACCAGTGTTTTGAACATAGGCGAGCGGGTGTTTACCAATGCCCTCACCAAATGCAGTTTGCCTGCCACCATCATTCGAAAGGTGCGAGGAGTGGGTATCGTTCCTCTTCCAGGCAAGAAGATTATGCGAGAACAACTTGAGGAGATGGTTCTGGCTGCCCAGAAGACCCTTGAGACATCCAAGGCGACTGGAAACGTGCAATTCTGCGCCTTTAACGGCGGCTCCGACGTCTGGGTCGATATCGGAGACAAAGATCTGGGTGTTCGATCCCTTCAGGCCTACTTGGGCAACATCACAGGCACTCAGACTCTCCATGTGGGCGATCAATTTGCTGCCCTTGGCGCCAACGACTTCAAGGCCCGTCTTGCTGCAACCACCGTCTGGATTGCCAATCCTTCCGAAACGGTGGAGATCATTGCTGAACTCATTGACTACATTGAGCACGAGCGACAGTGCAGTGCTTGA
- a CDS encoding uncharacterized protein (Compare to YALI0E11935g, no similarity), which produces MSRKAALARCVQKSYEWETRTDTTLSGVFGSEGQELDEFLDTVPDEYHSERTRPLLQKLTRQCEALKTAKPMPKKHGDDFGFSDEEEDEGGSAEATPLREDDPLTALQKRYVGLEKALRHIEGIDKEDVGTLSFLFAGKAVEDSINNNISLENALEKEAKQLRKSIRAERNLKQEHKKLTEMLQAKLRETRERSRKGPNYEKELLQAQLKEQSQLSGNDISSGLRFIKGTLARLIADSYLKKSTKITEGEYEDLVDIYGDRIKMLIDDLFYANLVADEESLAPDDEKRYIEYHKEDIPIVQFFLTSNFVVPYPKDGFKIKLKMQLEL; this is translated from the coding sequence ATGTCACGAAAGGCAGCTTTGGCACGATGTGTACAAAAAAGCTACGAGTGGGAAACACGCACGGACACGACGTTGAGTGGCGTATTCGGGTCTGAAGGacaggagctggacgagtttCTCGACACTGTTCCCGACGAGTATCATTCAGAGAGGACCCGGCCATTGCTGCAAAAGCTGACTCGCCAATGTGAAGCTCTCAAAACGGCTAAGCCGATGCCGAAAAAGCATGGCGATGACTTTGGGTTCTCggacgaagaggaagatgagggGGGGTCAGCCGAGGCGACGCCCTTGAGGGAAGACGACCCTTTGACCGCTCTCCAGAAACGTTATGTGGGTCTCGAAAAGGCACTGAGGCATATTGAAGGCATTGACAAGGAAGATGTTGGTACATTGTCGTTTCTGTTTGCCGGCAAGGCCGTGGAAGACAGCATTAACAACAACATTTCGCTGGAAAATGCgcttgagaaggaggccaaaCAACTTAGGAAAAGCATCCGTGCTGAAAGGAATCTCAAACAGGAACATAAAAAACTGACAGAAATGCTTCAGGCCAAGTTGAGGGAGACGCGTGAAAGAAGTCGCAAAGGCCCCAACtacgagaaggagcttCTTCAGGCTCAGTTGAAAGAACAGAGTCAGTTGTCAGGAAACGATATCTCCAGTGGTCTGAGGTTCATCAAGGGAACATTGGCACGTCTCATTGCCGACTCGTATCTCAAGAAGAGTACGAAAATCACGGAGGGCGAGTACGAGGATCTGGTAGACATTTACGGAGACAGAATCAAGATGCTGATCGATGATCTGTTTTACGCTAATCTGGTGGCAGATGAAGAGTCGCTGGCTCCAGACGACGAGAAACGGTACATTGAGTATCACAAGGAGGACATTCCTATCGTTCAATTCTTTCTGACGTCGAATTTTGTGGTTCCGTACCCCAAAGACGGATTCAAAATCAAGCTGAAGATGCAGCTGGAGTTGTAA
- a CDS encoding uncharacterized protein (Compare to YALI0E11869g, similar to Saccharomyces cerevisiae POL1 (YNL102W); ancestral locus Anc_2.176, similar to uniprot|P13382 Saccharomyces cerevisiae YNL102w CDC17 DNA-directed DNA polymerase alpha 180 KD subunit), with amino-acid sequence MSRRNALAALKAARAGEKRELTFNAEDVYDELDETEFKQHRKQELLQDDFVVGDNGEGYADTGAYEWEDTGKRYGSSDEDGSPKSKRAKKNSDVIKNRKLNFKALASKPVKTETAASAVADDFMDDLIGVIGGSGPKSADKKKPMNRKSRSARAKEEEDVFVDMDYSYDMASPEHVSSSPPAEIVHAVREEAIADGMDFADDMDIDMGEPDIPDKVPQSESDDDEDEVVVRPKAGQAAAAVNMRGQKPVVAVKKEIVKTEPVKKELVKEDIEEPELVPDITSNIQLATSKAGSADTAKISVEPNEVTTEDGKFKFFWMEHAIVRDTLYLFGKTMVLTGKNKGQFVSCLIKVASTQRQMFVLPKNEYSTSDVHEELDGIMEARGIRMRAKPVTKKYCFHLPGVPAEAEYLEVLYSPPKEKFDVPSSGATFSHVFGANQSLFEQFVLSHQVMGPCWMQIDEPDFASAGQGRISHTGIEITAKSSAKISVCSNQEAPMPPISMISLAVRTMTEGKSQSVVAVTLRMFQDMPHDTTSKLGELQHRSMTFFRYPSKVAPVGFKQILQEHNAGTAVDKIIPCNSELDILSHMVRLIARVDPDLICGHRLEALHLDVLLHRLKELNVKDWSSMGRLRRTQWPHMNYGVLDGRLILDMDNSYGRSVVQGCQSFDLTEMSLNTLGIKRMDIELDAAHSKMVSSARPLLSYLMHCIQDTGLVAGIVIQTQAIPLSKQLTNLAGNAWNKTLAGTRSGRNESILLHEFTRQGYIIPDKEAGRGTNKRGKAKFQGGLVLDPVKGLYDRHVLVMDFNSLYPSIIQEYNICFSTVDWASIPDDQIEPPAQPEPSVEQGILPRLIRTLVQRRREVKRLIKDPKASAAQKKQWDVKQMALKLTANSMYGCLGFEGSRFYAKPLANLTTSIGRDTLRATKELAEAESLQVVYGDTDSVMINTNTDTYKDAIKVGNDFKKKVNGLYKQLEIDIDGVFARLLLTNKKKYAARLATEEGMGKIEVKGLDLRRRETCQISKDACTYVLEQVLGPDDQETALNNVHEYLFELAEKLRSGPVKDESAPFPVEHYAILKQLGKDPKAYNPPIQPFVAVALRRLERGEVIREGDVMSFVITTVGSDESAKAQTTMDVKLSRGKLQPDAEYYISKQLYPQIERLLAHVTGTDPVRLGEVLGIEIKKAHQSHESRELLHPLESTISDAERFKDAVKLELTCECGHSFAYEGVKQNTTEHGIICPSCSTMFPLTRLCAQLETSIRRHISKYYETWYTCSDSACGIRTAQLTNFGKRCMGSDGRFNTCNRGTLDYEYNDQDLYRQLLYFDTLFNMDKAAQENDKDMKLAVLAGQNRERFVYPRQVVDKYLKDSGRAFVDMAAIFG; translated from the coding sequence ATGTCGCGACGAAACGCTCTGGCGGCCCTCAAGGCGGCTCGAGCCGGTGAGAAGCGAGAACTCACCTTCAACGCCGAAGACGTGTACGACGAGCTCGACGAAACCGAGTTCAAGCAGCACCGAAAACAAGAGCTGCTCCAGGACGACTTTGTGGTGGGAGATAACGGAGAGGGGTACGCAGACACGGGCGCGTACGAGTGGGAGGATACGGGCAAGCGGTACGGCTCCAGCGACGAGGACGGCTCGCCCAAGAGCAAGCGGGCCAAGAAAAACAGCGACGTGATCAAGAACCGCAAGCTCAACTTCAAGGCGCTGGCGTCCAAGCCTGTCAAGACGGAGACGGCGGCGTCAGCAGTGGCAGACGACTTCATGGACGACTTGATTGGCGTGATTGGCGGCTCCGGGCCCAAAAGcgccgacaagaagaaaccCATGAACCGCAAGTCGCGATCCGCCcgggccaaggaggaggaagacgtGTTTGTGGACATGGACTACAGCTACGACATGGCCAGTCCGGAGCACGTTTCGTCTTCTCCCCCCGCGGAGATTGTGCATGCTGTCAGAGAAGAGGCCATTGCTGACGGCATGGATTTTGCTGATGACATGGACATTGATATGGGCGAGCCCGACATTCCTGACAAAGTGCCTCAATCGGAGTCagacgacgatgaggacgaggttGTGGTTCGACCCAAGGCCGGCCAGGCTGCAGCTGCAGTCAACATGCGCGGCCAGAAGCCGGTGGTTGcagtcaagaaggagattgtcaagacGGAGCcagtcaagaaggagctggtAAAGGAGGACATCGAAGAGCCCGAACTGGTTCCCGATATCACCAGTAACATCCAGCTTGCGACTTCAAAGGCTGGATCTGCTGATACTGCCAAGATCTCTGTGGAGCCCAACGAGGTGACCACCGAGGACGGCAAGTTCAAGTTCTTCTGGATGGAACACGCCATTGTGCGAGACACACTCTATCTGTTTGGAAAGACCATGGTGCTGACCGGCAAGAACAAGGGCCAGTTTGTATCGTGTCTCATCAAGGTTGCAAGCACCCAACGACAGATGTTTGTGCTGCCCAAAAACGAGTATAGCACTTCTGACGTGCACGAGGAGCTCGATGGAATTATGGAGGCCCGAGGTATTCGAATGCGAGCCAAGCCTGTCACTAAAAAGTACTGTTTCCATCTGCCTGGTGTCCCTGCCGAGGCCGAGTACCTGGAGGTGCTGTACTCCCCTcccaaggagaagttcgacgttccttcttctggagctaCCTTCTCCCACGTGTTTGGAGCCAATCAGTCGCTGTTTGAGCAGTTTGTGCTCTCTCATCAGGTCATGGGTCCATGCTGGATGCAGATTGATGAGCCTGACTTCGCCTCGGCTGGTCAGGGACGTATTTCGCACACTGGAATCGAGATCACCGCTAAGTCGTCGGCCAAGATTTCTGTCTGTTCCAACCAGGAAGCTCCCATGCCTCCAATTTCGATGATCTCTCTGGCTGTGCGAACCATGACCGAGGGCAAGTCTCAGTCTGTGGTTGCCGTGACTCTCCGAATGTTCCAGGACATGCCTCACGATACCACATCCAAGCTCGGCGAGCTGCAGCACCGATCTATGACCTTCTTCCGGTACCCCAGTAAGGTTGCACCTGTTGGCTTCAAGCAGATTCTGCAGGAACACAATGCTGGCACTGCTGTGGACAAGATCATTCCATGCAATTCTGAACTGGACATTTTGAGCCATATGGTGCGGCTTATTGCGCGTGTTGACCCCGATCTCATCTGCGGCCATCGTCTGGAAGCTCTGCATCTGGATGTTCTGCTGCACCGACTCAAGGAACTCAATGTCAAGGACTGGTCTTCCATGGGCCGACTTCGACGAACACAATGGCCCCACATGAACTACGGAGTTCTTGACGGCCGGCTTATTCTCGATATGGACAACTCTTACGGTCGGTCTGTGGTGCAAGGATGTCAGTCGTTTGATCTGACTGAAATGTCGCTCAACACTCTGGGCATCAAGCGGATGGACATTGAGCTAGATGCTGCTCATAGCAAGATGGTCAGCTCTGCCCGGCCTTTGCTTAGCTATCTCATGCACTGCATCCAGGACACGGGCCTTGTTGCCGGCATTGTGATCCAGACCCAGGCCATTCCTCTGTCCAAGCAGCTCACCAACCTGGCCGGAAACGCCTGGAACAAGACTCTGGCTGGTACCCGATCTGGCCGAAACGAGTCCATTCTCTTGCACGAGTTCACTCGTCAGGGCTACATTATTCCCGACAAGGAAGCCGGTCGAGGCACCAACAAGCGAGGCAAGGCCAAATTCCAGGGAGGTCTGGTTCTGGACCCCGTTAAGGGCCTGTACGACCGCCACGTGCTCGTCATGGACTTCAACTCACTGTACCCTTCCATTATTCAGGAGTACAACATTTGCTTCTCGACTGTGGACTGGGCGTCTATCCCCGACGACCAGATTGAGCCTCCTGCTCAGCCCGAACCCTCCGTGGAGCAGGGCATTCTCCCTCGACTCATTAGGACTCTTGTGCAGCGAAGACGGGAGGTCAAGCGACTCatcaaggaccccaaggcGTCTGctgcccagaagaagcagtgGGACGTGAAGCAGATGGCGCTCAAGCTGACTGCCAACTCCATGTACGGTTGTCTGGGTTTTGAGGGCTCTCGTTTCTACGCCAAGCCTCTGGCCAACctcaccacctccatcgGTCGAGACACTCTTCGAGCCACCAAGGAGCTTGCCGAGGCCGAGTCCCTGCAGGTTGTCTACGGTGACACTGATTCTGTCATgatcaacaccaacacagacacctaCAAGGACGCCATCAAGGTTGGTAAcgacttcaagaagaaggtcaacGGTCTTtacaagcagcttgagatTGATATCGACGGTGTTTTTGCTCGTCTTCTGctcaccaacaagaagaagtacgCTGCTCGTCTGGCTACTGAGGAGGGCATGGGCAAGATTGAGGTCAAGGGTCTGGATCTGAGACGACGAGAGACGTGCCAGATTTCCAAGGACGCTTGTACCTATGTGTTGGAGCAAGTTCTGGGTCCCGACGACCAGGAGACTGCGCTGAACAATGTCCACGAATACCTTTTTGAGCTGGCTGAGAAGCTACGATCTGGGCccgtcaaggacgagtcAGCTCCTTTCCCCGTGGAGCACTATGCGattctcaagcagctcggAAAGGACCCTAAGGCCTACAACCCTCCCATCCAGCCCtttgtggctgtggctctTCGACGTTTGGAGCGAGGAGAGGTGATTCGAGAGGGCGACGTTATGTCGTTTGTCATCACCACTGTGGGCTCCGACGAGTCTGCCAAGGCCCAGACCACTATGGATGTCAAGCTTTCTCGAGGCAAGCTTCAGCCGGATGCCGAGTACTACATTTCCAAACAGCTGTACCCTCAGATCGAGCGACTCCTCGCTCATGTGACCGGTACTGATCCTGTCCGACTTGGAGAGGTGCTTGGCAtcgagatcaagaaggcccACCAGTCTCACGAGTCCCGAGAGCTGCTCCATCCGCTGGAGTCTACCATCTCCGATGCTGAGCGGTTCAAGGATGCGGTTAAGCTGGAGCTGACTTGTGAGTGTGGCCACTCTTTTGCCTACGAGGGAGTCAAGCAGAACACCACCGAGCACGGTATTATCTGTCCCTCTTGCTCCACAATGTTCCCTCTCACACGGCTGTGTGCCCAGTTGGAGACATCAATTCGACGACACATTTCCAAGTACTACGAGACTTGGTACACGTGTTCAGATTCCGCCTGTGGTATTCGAACCGCCCAGCTGACCAACTTTGGAAAGCGATGCATGGGTTCCGATGGCCGCTTCAACACTTGCAATCGGGGCACTCTGGACTATGAGTACAACGATCAGGACCTGTACCGACAACTGTTGTACTTCGACACTCTGTTCAACATGGACAAAGCAGCTCAGGAAAATGATAAGGATATGAAGCTGGCTGTTCTGGCTGGTCAGAACCGGGAGCGGTTCGTGTACCCTCGCCAGGTGGTGGACAAGTATCTCAAGGACTCTGGACGAGCCTTTGTGGATATGGCTGCAATTTTCGGTTaa
- a CDS encoding uncharacterized protein (Compare to YALI0E11957g, no similarity) yields the protein MDEILKKQGFPDMGEITMEQVWDVFNQLNPMEKRSLSSALEVLVEHSNGKIEEMDETIQSGDEEGELTQQEMEELTNSIKASGNDVPDLMGPDRNSSMHSASDGEAILGKTIIIHEDQLEKTFSMVKLDNDEAPFPADPNKLHIPFTSEQLSETSNLMKWVGATDMRTFIWEYEAIIRAIFAAWNGDHDVENLEFYLVYYLPFFVSLGVIYSLEAEFGYRTFEVEGLDKLEIEDDAKEMHQRVLAGSWREIRRFVVSEFAAIKDDEEFVSHTMSLLENVAVSKRGGLKRYLSYVARLVSRAQSEREINKCLYGEAGTGGFIDIQDVYNVVVMRLPFKWRLEAENLGNKATSAVEFATILEHTFSKDQDFNARNEELMGGSLFEKNRKKTKTNKKEKEKEKEKEKEKEKEKEKEKEKETDGVKKTSVKGPLNAETLAQNNSKEVLEEKLRVLITALTKEFGPSSKEWACVQDMKLHVPDKAPSAPPPKKHDPLESLRGNNYF from the coding sequence ATGGACGAGATACTGAAAAAACAGGGGTTCCCGGACATGGGAGAGATCACCATGGAACAGGTGTGGGACGTGTTCAACCAGCTCAACCCGATGGAAAAACGATCGCTTTCATCGGCTCTGGAGGTGCTGGTGGAGCACTCCAACGGCAAGATTGAAGAAATGGATGAGACGATACAGTCAGGCGATGAGGAGGGCGAGTTGACGCAgcaggagatggaggaacTCACCAACTCGATCAAGGCGAGCGGAAATGACGTTCCGGATCTTATGGGTCCAGATCGCAACTCCAGCATGCATTCTGCCTCGGATGGAGAGGCTATTCTTGGCAAGACGATAATTATCCACGAAgaccagctggagaagacctTTTCAATGGTCAAGCTCGACAACGACGAGGCGCCGTTTCCCGCAGATCCCAACAAGCTACACATTCCCTTCACATCCGAGCAGTTGAGTGAGACGTCCAACCTCATGAAGTGGGTAGGAGCTACAGATATGCGTACTTTTATCTGGGAGTACGAGGCGATCATCCGAGCGATATTTGCTGCATGGAACGGAGATCATGATGTGGAGAACCTGGAGTTTTATCTTGTTTATTACCTCCCATTCTTTGTGTCTCTAGGAGTCATCTACAGTCTGGAAGCCGAGTTTGGATACAGAACGTTTGAGGTGGAAGGCCTAgacaagctggagattgaggatgACGCCAAGGAAATGCACCAACGGGTGTTGGCAGGCTCGTGGCGCGAAATCAGACGGTTTGTGGTCAGCGAGTTTGctgccatcaaggacgacgaggagttCGTTTCTCACACAATGTCGTTGCTTGAAAACGTGGCAGTTTCGAAACGGGGTGGACTCAAGCGGTATCTTTCGTACGTGGCTCGTCTTGTCAGCAGAGCCCAATCTGAGCGAGAAATCAACAAGTGTCTTTACGGGGAAGCTGGCACTGGAGGATTCATTGATATCCAGGACGTGTACAATGTGGTTGTGATGCGACTGCCGTTCAAGTGGCGCTTGGAGGCTGAGAATCTCGGCAACAAGGCTACTTCGGCCGTGGAGTTTGCTACTATTTTGGAACACACGTTCAGCAAGGATCAAGACTTCAATGCCCGCAATGAAGAGCTCATGGGAGGGTCTCTGTTTGAAAAgaacagaaagaagacgaaaacgaacaagaaggaaaaggaaaaggaaaaggaaaaggaaaaggaaaaggaaaaggaaaaggaaaaggaaaaggaaaaggagacTGACGGTGTCAAAAAGACGAGTGTCAAGGGACCCCTGAACGCAGAAACACTGGCACAAAATAACTCAAAGGAGGTACTCGAAGAAAAACTGAGAGTGCTCATTACAGCGTTAACCAAGGAGTTTGGACCTTCTTCAAAGGAGTGGGCTTGCGTTCAAGATATGAAGCTACATGTTCCCGATAAGGCTCCTTCTGCCCCTCCTCCCAAGAAACATGATCCTCTCGAGAGTCTCAGAGGCAATAATTATTTctag
- a CDS encoding uncharacterized protein (Truncated form of YALI0E11891g, weakly similar to uniprot|P25710 Neurospora crassa NADH- ubiquinone oxidoreductase 21.3 kDa subunit) — translation MVGLGAGVVAAAARNSLATGPRNILTTFSKSGGVVTIFTGASIAYVFTYCSAANLRERKDGWNHMWAGAATGAVLGARTKLVPAFIGWTVLCGAACGLFGWTGARFNADRKASLEQSPKGFVQEDAHQTFWEVVHRRPLSLTVEQLGEGRGINAVPIATATEAPN, via the coding sequence ATGGTTGGTCTTGGTGCTGGTGTCGTTGCCGCCGCCGCGCGAAACAGTTTAGCCACAGGCCCCCGAAACATCCTGACCACCTTCTCTaagtctggaggagtcgtCACCATCTTCACCGGCGCGTCTATCGCCTACGTGTTCACTTACTGCTCTGCTGCCAACCTGCGAGAGCGAAAGGACGGCTGGAACCACATGTGGGCCGGTGCTGCCACCGGTGCCGTACTTGGAGCCAGAACTAAGCTAGTCCCCGCATTTATCGGCTGGACGGTGCTTTGCGGAGCTGCCTGCGGTCTGTTTGGCTGGACCGGCGCCCGATTCAACGCCGACCGAAAGGCTTCTCTGGAGCAGTCTCCCAAGGGCTTCGTTCAGGAGGATGCTCACCAAACTTTCTGGGAGGTTGTCCACCGACGACCCTTGTCCCTGACCGTGGAGCAGCTTGGTGAGGGCCGAGGAATTAACGCCGTGCCCAttgccactgccaccgaGGCCCCCAACTAG
- a CDS encoding uncharacterized protein (Compare to YALI0E11979g, weakly similar to uniprot|BAC71576 Streptomyces avermitilis SAV3864 Putative 4-coumarate:CoA ligase), whose translation MPQIIHKSAWGDIPLSTFFYGNVTDYLRSKKSFGSDKIGYIDAETGEGITYKQLWKLANGISAVLYHHYGIGHARAPVASDHTLGDVVMLHAPNSRFFPSLHYGMLDMGCTITSASVSYDVADLAHQLRVTDASLVLCYQEKENNVRQAIKEAQKDAAFPGITHPVRILLIENLLTMACNISEEKINSAMARKFEYSPQECTKRIAYLSMSSGTTGGIPKAVRLTHFNMSSCDTLGTLSTPSFSTGDDIRVAAIVPMTHQYGLTKFIFNMCSSHATTVVHRQFDLVKLLESQKKYKLNRLMLVPPVIVKMAKDPAVEPYIPSLYEHVDFITTGAAPLPGSAVTNLLTRITGNPQGIRHSQSGRPPLTISQGYGLTETSPLCAVFDPLDPDVDFRSAGKATSHVEIRIVSEDGVDQPQLKLDDLSHLDGMLKRDEPLPVGEVLIRGPMIMDGYHKNRQSSEESFDRSQEDPKTLIHWQDKWLKTGDIGMVDQKGRLMIVDRNKEMIKSMSKQVAPAELESLLLNHDQVIDCAVIGVNSEAKATESARAFLVLKDPSYDAVKIKAWLDGQVPSYKRLYGGVVVLKNEQIPKNPSGKILRRILRTRKDDFIQGIDVSKL comes from the coding sequence ATGCCCCAAATCATTCACAAATCTGCCTGGGGCGATATCCCTCTATCCACCTTTTTCTACGGAAACGTGACGGACTATCTCCGGAGTAAAAAGTCGTTTGGATCCGACAAAATCGGCTACATTGACGCAGAGACGGGCGAGGGAATCACCTACAAACAGCTGTGGAAATTGGCCAATGGAATCTCGGCCGTATTGTACCATCACTATGGTATCGGACACGCCAGAGCTCCTGTAGCTTCGGATCATACTCTCGGAGACGTGGTGATGCTGCATGCTCCAAACTCGCGGTTCTTCCCCTCCTTGCACTATGGAATGCTCGATATGGGATGCACTATCACCTCTGCAAGCGTGTCTTATGATGTAGCTGATCTGGCTCATCAATTGCGAGTCACGGACGCTAGTCTTGTCCTGTGCTACcaggaaaaagaaaacaacGTGCGACAAGCAATCAAAGAAGCCCAAAAAGATGCTGCCTTCCCGGGAATCACCCATCCAGTGAGAATTCTGCTCATTGAGAATCTACTCACAATGGCCTGCAATATTTCGGAAGAAAAGATCAACTCGGCCATGGCCAGAAAGTTCGAATACTCGCCCCAAGAATGCACCAAGCGAATTGCCTActtgtcaatgtcgtcaGGGACCACCGGTGGTATCCCCAAGGCTGTAAGACTCACCCATTTCAACATGTCGAGCTGTGATACTCTAGGAACCCTGTCTACTCCTTCCTTTTCTACGGGAGATGATATTCGAGTAGCAGCTATCGTTCCAATGACCCATCAGTATGGTCTGACGAAGTTCATTTTCAACATGTGTTCATCTCATGCTACTACTGTTGTTCATCGCCAATTCGATCTGGTCAAACTACTCGAGTCCCAGAAGAAGTACAAACTCAACAGACTCATGCTGGTGCCTCCTGTGATTGTCAAGATGGCCAAAGATCCGGCCGTGGAGCCTTACATTCCCTCCCTGTATGAACATGTCGACTTCATAACTACAGGAGCCGCCCCTCTTCCTGGATCTGCCGTCACAAACCTGCTGACTCGAATCACAGGCAACCCTCAAGGCATTCGGCACTCTCAGTCTGGCAGACCTCCACTGACCATCTCTCAGGGTTATGGTCTCACAGAGACTTCCCCTCTGTGTGCTGTGTTCGATCCCCTTGATCCTGACGTTGATTTCCGATCTGCTGGAAAAGCTACCTCTCATGTCGAGATCCGAATAGTATCTGAAGACGGAGTTGACCAGCCTCAGCTCAAACTCGACGACTTGTCCCACCTGGACGGCATGTTGAAACGAGATGAGCCTCTGCCTGTGGGAGAGGTGCTTATTAGGGGCCCCATGATTATGGACGGATATCACAAGAATCGTCAGTCTTCAGAGGAGTCTTTTGACCGGTCGCAGGAGGACCCCAAAACACTCATTCACTGGCAGGACAAGTGGCTCAAGACTGGAGATATCGGTATGGTCGACCAAAAGGGCAGACTCATGATAGTGGACCGGAACAAGGAGATGATCAAATCCATGTCCAAACAGGTGGCTCCGGCTGAACTGGAATCTTTATTGCTGAACCACGACCAGGTCATTGATTGTGCCGTCATTGGAGTCAACTCAGAAGCTAAGGCTACAGAGAGTGCCCGTGCCTTCTTGGTACTGAAGGACCCATCTTATGATGCTGTAAAGATCAAGGCTTGGTTGGACGGTCAAGTGCCCTCGTATAAACGACTCTACGGAGGAGTGGTTGTGCTAAAGAACGAACAGATCCCAAAGAATCCCTCTGGAAAGATCCTGAGACGAATTCTGAGAACCAGAAAGGACGATTTCATTCAGGGCATTGATGTGAGTAAGTTGTAA